One Sphingobacteruim zhuxiongii DNA window includes the following coding sequences:
- a CDS encoding ATP-binding protein, producing MGNRIRILLLILTVLFLTTAITINNIVTKEDMLELDTRTLSNNLHKSEHLVDEYFADSAMMKAFQNVELYPTQVLDVTKKIGAKDRIFFFVYKNHQPIFWSTNLFVPVNDLGFQSDVNYIKEDNRHLVVKKKALSNNSSLLAIIPIKADFPFTNQYLENIFNVTLLSSENLSIANYTDTENIKNIYSNNGSYLFSVKLSEGKHDNIFINIQFLCWIFASLCFLIFVHNICYMTAKNGRPWPSIAFFALILVLTRYVDLKTNWLAAQSSLGLFNPKYYAFSPILPNLWAFLMTTFFVVWFVFYLRSVIGFLKFPESWTKTSVATLVSLGAILSIYFVSNLLFYHLSTLITNSSQVSLDFTQLLSFDTYSWINTLIFCINMVILLYFIDTIVGVLKNILPNSTSFLNLQLIALVSAIILNAIIVGENTFFNIFLAGVIMLRAYSNMRISLNFPTFVLTLVFLAFMATSVYMRSIHDKVEQEMKVTLGQLEAEDDFNALALFEDLEKDILKDKQLTQLFAISLPNTQTDIINQYLKTHYFSGYLSKFEFNSYYFFDQKPLEKYNGDKIEEYREKVINNSTKVPQTENFYRVRSDLGTHEYFLQIELPILYNGEEKQVQIYLNLKNKAFNASLNYPVILADSRSEFINKHKQQASSFALYRDGYLVTQNGSFTYPNRDDNFASKIGQYSNNENYNGYFHVIYRPDNHTSLVVSTPQLNFWQSIAIFSFLFLSLYTFFLVFNFLRYFASTVTRRSFNFTSIKYHFKLLVNRVQYSTRIQTMIIGVVIFGIVVSGLITFVSISYQLEKDSIERRQKYILDVVNKIEGLMEESPNLDENQFDNILQKLSETSVTDFNLYDKNGKLRFTSQPRIYDMEIISTYINPTAFNNLNILKKTDLFLKEKLVRFEYNSSFAAIRNNDYNTVLFLNIPYFTTAEQESASQNLLLNTLLNIYTIIILAFGFFTVLVANSITKPLNLIGRKLSETIFSNKPNEPLYWERDDEIGALIKEYNYMIVKLEDNAKQLMNAEREYAWREMAKQIAHEIKNPLTPMKLGIQQLSRSYREGDPRFEERFYKFSNSFIEQINSLSKIATEFSNFAKLPDTNLAKINIIEKINKSANVYHNTHNTYIKVINNTDQVNIYVLGDKDQLLRTFNNLLKNSIEASITRKKHLISVLVDYADEKHVRILLKDNGLGIPSDVIPKIFQPNFTTKSSGTGLGLAFVKKTVESMKGDITFSTFEGIGTTFTIILPLYNEDMLDA from the coding sequence ATGGGTAATAGGATACGAATTCTTCTACTGATTCTAACAGTTTTATTCTTAACGACGGCAATTACGATAAATAATATCGTCACTAAAGAAGATATGTTAGAATTGGATACGCGTACCTTGTCCAATAATCTACATAAATCGGAGCATCTGGTCGATGAGTATTTTGCAGACTCTGCAATGATGAAGGCCTTTCAAAATGTAGAGCTCTACCCTACTCAAGTACTTGATGTCACAAAAAAGATCGGAGCAAAAGACCGTATCTTCTTCTTTGTGTACAAAAATCATCAACCAATCTTCTGGAGTACCAATCTTTTCGTCCCGGTAAATGACTTAGGTTTTCAGTCCGACGTTAATTATATAAAAGAAGATAATCGGCATCTAGTCGTAAAGAAGAAAGCATTATCGAATAACAGCTCTTTATTAGCCATTATACCTATTAAGGCTGATTTTCCATTTACAAACCAATATCTGGAAAATATATTCAATGTAACATTACTATCCTCGGAAAACTTATCAATAGCAAATTATACGGATACTGAGAATATCAAAAACATCTACAGCAATAACGGGTCATATCTATTTTCGGTCAAGCTAAGTGAAGGGAAACACGACAATATTTTCATAAATATTCAATTCCTATGCTGGATATTTGCCTCACTCTGCTTCCTGATATTTGTACATAACATTTGCTATATGACAGCGAAGAATGGCAGGCCATGGCCGTCCATTGCTTTCTTCGCCCTCATACTTGTGCTAACCCGGTATGTTGATTTAAAAACAAATTGGTTAGCCGCTCAATCCAGTTTGGGGCTATTTAATCCAAAATATTACGCTTTTAGCCCAATCCTTCCAAATCTATGGGCATTCCTAATGACCACTTTCTTTGTTGTATGGTTTGTGTTCTATCTCCGATCGGTGATCGGTTTCCTCAAGTTTCCGGAAAGTTGGACGAAAACTAGTGTAGCAACTCTTGTATCATTAGGAGCGATATTGAGTATCTACTTTGTTAGTAACCTTTTATTTTACCACCTATCAACGCTAATAACCAATAGTTCTCAAGTTAGTCTTGATTTCACGCAACTACTATCATTCGACACGTATAGCTGGATTAATACCTTGATCTTCTGTATCAACATGGTTATCCTGCTCTATTTCATTGACACCATTGTCGGAGTTCTCAAAAATATATTACCTAATTCGACCTCATTCCTTAATCTTCAATTAATAGCCCTCGTTTCTGCAATTATCCTAAACGCTATTATTGTTGGAGAAAACACCTTCTTTAATATTTTTCTGGCTGGTGTAATTATGCTTCGTGCCTATAGCAATATGCGCATAAGCCTAAATTTCCCAACATTTGTATTGACACTTGTTTTTCTCGCGTTTATGGCGACGTCGGTTTATATGCGTAGTATTCATGATAAAGTGGAGCAAGAAATGAAAGTCACGCTTGGACAACTGGAAGCCGAAGACGACTTCAATGCACTCGCTCTCTTTGAAGATCTCGAGAAAGACATACTTAAAGACAAGCAACTTACCCAGCTATTTGCGATTAGTCTTCCGAATACGCAAACCGATATTATTAATCAATATCTAAAAACACATTATTTTAGTGGATACCTTTCTAAATTCGAATTCAACAGCTATTATTTCTTTGACCAGAAACCGTTAGAAAAATATAATGGTGACAAAATTGAAGAATATAGAGAAAAGGTAATTAACAACTCTACAAAAGTTCCTCAGACCGAAAACTTTTACCGCGTAAGAAGCGATTTAGGAACACACGAATACTTCCTTCAAATCGAACTTCCTATTCTCTACAACGGCGAAGAAAAGCAAGTACAGATTTATTTAAACCTAAAGAATAAAGCGTTTAATGCATCTTTAAACTATCCTGTTATTCTCGCGGACAGCCGTTCAGAGTTTATTAATAAACATAAGCAGCAAGCATCTTCTTTTGCACTCTATCGAGATGGCTATCTCGTTACCCAAAATGGATCTTTTACCTATCCAAATAGAGATGATAACTTTGCTAGTAAGATCGGACAATACAGTAACAATGAGAATTACAACGGATATTTTCATGTTATATATCGACCAGATAACCATACAAGCCTGGTTGTCAGCACGCCACAATTAAACTTTTGGCAGTCAATCGCTATTTTCTCATTCCTATTTTTAAGCTTGTATACCTTCTTTTTGGTATTCAACTTCCTCCGCTATTTTGCGAGTACAGTAACACGTCGCTCGTTTAATTTTACGAGTATTAAATATCACTTTAAGCTCTTAGTAAACCGAGTTCAATACAGTACACGAATTCAAACCATGATTATTGGAGTTGTTATCTTTGGTATTGTAGTCTCCGGATTAATCACATTTGTTAGTATTAGCTATCAATTAGAGAAAGATTCTATAGAACGACGTCAAAAGTACATTTTGGATGTTGTTAATAAGATCGAAGGATTGATGGAAGAATCTCCAAACTTAGATGAGAATCAATTCGACAATATACTTCAAAAACTATCCGAAACATCGGTCACCGATTTCAACCTATACGATAAGAACGGAAAACTACGGTTTACTTCTCAGCCTCGAATTTATGATATGGAGATAATCTCCACATACATCAATCCAACCGCCTTTAACAACTTAAATATTTTGAAGAAGACTGACTTGTTCTTAAAAGAGAAACTAGTCAGATTCGAATATAACTCGAGTTTTGCGGCAATCCGTAATAACGACTATAACACCGTACTATTTTTAAATATCCCCTACTTCACGACAGCGGAGCAAGAAAGTGCTAGCCAAAACTTGTTGTTAAATACCTTATTGAATATATATACCATAATTATCTTAGCATTTGGGTTCTTTACCGTATTAGTAGCCAACTCGATTACTAAACCGCTAAATCTAATTGGTAGAAAATTATCGGAGACAATCTTCAGCAATAAACCCAACGAACCACTATATTGGGAGAGAGACGATGAAATCGGAGCTCTTATTAAAGAGTATAATTATATGATCGTCAAATTAGAAGATAATGCGAAGCAATTGATGAATGCTGAACGGGAGTATGCATGGCGAGAGATGGCAAAACAAATCGCTCATGAAATTAAAAACCCGTTAACACCGATGAAGCTTGGTATTCAACAACTTTCTCGAAGTTACAGGGAGGGCGATCCGCGCTTTGAAGAACGATTCTACAAATTTTCGAACTCCTTTATTGAACAAATTAATAGCTTATCGAAGATTGCAACGGAATTCTCAAACTTCGCTAAGCTTCCTGATACCAACTTGGCAAAGATCAACATCATTGAAAAGATCAACAAGTCCGCAAATGTATATCACAATACACATAACACATATATCAAAGTAATCAATAATACCGACCAGGTAAACATCTATGTCTTGGGCGATAAAGATCAGTTGTTGAGAACCTTTAACAACCTGCTAAAAAACTCTATTGAAGCCTCTATTACGCGTAAAAAACACCTGATTAGCGTATTGGTAGATTATGCAGACGAGAAACACGTTCGAATACTTTTAAAAGATAACGGATTGGGTATTCCAAGCGATGTGATACCGAAAATCTTCCAACCGAACTTTACCACCAAAAGTTCAGGAACAGGTCTAGGATTAGCCTTTGTTAAGAAAACTGTAGAATCAATGAAAGGCGATATTACTTTCAGCACTTTTGAAGGAATCGGAACAACATTTACGATTATACTTCCTCTTTACAATGAGGACATGCTTGACGCATAA